The nucleotide sequence AATAAGCCGCTGAGCAAGTATCTCGTTGAGCGAGATACTATGCATGTTGGATCGATCACGGAAGGGCGGAATGGCATGGACGAAGGAGAGCCTGGACTGCGGGTTGTGCGTCAGCTACGTGCCATCACTGTCGAACTCGACCTGCTCGGAGCCGAGTTCGCGCAACGCAACAGCCTGCACCCGACCGACCTGCGTGCCCTGATCTGCCTGTTGGATGCCGCTCGGGCGCACACGCTCGCGACGCCCGGCTGGCTCGGGCGGCAGCTCGGCTTGAACTCTGCGGGCACCACAGCCCTTGTCGACCGGCTCGAGAGGCTCGGCCACGTGCAGCGCACACGCGACAGCCGTGACCGACGCCGTGTGCTGCTTGAGGTTGATGAACGGGCAGTCACCCTCGGACAGTCGTTCTTCGGACCGCTGATCACGGAGGTCGTCGCTGCCACGCGGACCTTCTCC is from Streptomyces sp. NBC_01314 and encodes:
- a CDS encoding MarR family transcriptional regulator; the protein is MDEGEPGLRVVRQLRAITVELDLLGAEFAQRNSLHPTDLRALICLLDAARAHTLATPGWLGRQLGLNSAGTTALVDRLERLGHVQRTRDSRDRRRVLLEVDERAVTLGQSFFGPLITEVVAATRTFSDTELATIQRFLLNAHEVVTAQRDPSSLLTRSPVPQKKRGPQ